The genome window TAAAATTTGCTATCTGCCGAAAGGCAAAAATATCCAACGCATTAAGTTTTGCCTCAATCCATCCACCTATCCCAACAATGGAAGTAAGGTCGTTGGCTTCTTCCTTGTGGGCAATCCCAATCCTTTGAAAATAGATACGGGTTTTTCGAGCTCTAATGCGCTCCAAGGCCTCTTCCCTTACCTTTTCATCTTCTAGCAGTTCCTTAGCCTGCGCAACCCACTCGTCGCGCTCAATCCTACCGGCAAAGTATTCGATGGCAAGGTTTATCTTTTCAGTATCCAGCGGAGTGAATCTACTTATCTGCCTAAAGGAGTAAATATCAACAGCATGTAGCCGTTCTTCAATGAATGGACCTATACCGCTAATCATTTGAAGGTTATCCCGTTCCTCCTTTGTGGCCGTTCCAAAACTACTGTAGTCTAGCAAATGCTTACGCTTTCCAATTTGAAACAGAGCTTCATCTTGATCCTGCAGCTTCTGTTCAGCATTGGCATTTTTTAGAGTAAGGCTCTCGGTTTTACTTTCCGCTTTAGCCTTATTTGCTTGAAGCGTGTTTACCTCCTTTGTAAGTTGTACCAGTTCACCCTTGCTTTCGCTAATGCTTTTTTTCAGATTACCGTTCTCAGTCGCAAGTCGGATATTTTGGTTTTTCAACTCATCCATTTGTGTTTCGTGTGCCTTTCCATCAGCCTTGTAGATGGACTTGAAGTAAAGCCATGCCGTTACATACCCAATGATTGCTGCTCCCAGCAAAAGGGCTAAGATTATAAAGGTAGCTTCACCTCTTGTTTGCACTAGCAATACGATAAATGCGCTCATATTTTTATTTTTTAAGGGTTACTGCAGCTCTCCTGTTATTGGCTCTACCTAAAATGGTATTATTATCGGCGATAGGTTCTTTTTCGCCCTTCGATTCAATGCTGATTCTGTCGGCCGACATGCCCTTGCCTTCGAAATATCGTTGCATGGTTTGGGCTCGTCGATAACCCAAAGCCTGGTTATACTCTTCGGTTCCAACGGCATCGGCATAGCCCACTATGCTAAGCTTCGCCGTCGAATTTTGTTTCATATAGGTAGTTGATTCGTCGAAGTAGCTGTTCGCCTCTTCGTTCGCGTCAAATTCAGAATTATCAAAAGCAAAGTGGACTACCAAATCTTGCGGTAGTAATGCTTGCTTGGCAGTATCAGGTAGGGCTGCAATGCTATCGTTCTGGCTCACCGCCACAACAGTGGTTGTTTGCTGCTCATTGCAAAGCCCCTTTATCTTGCACACATAGACATACGTTGAGAACGCTGACCAGCAGGCAAATGCAATAAATCCAATTGATAGAATCCTCATGGCTATGAATTATTTAGTTTTTATAAAAATTCCTTTTTAGGTACTTTTCTATCTGATATGTCGAAAATCCATCAGGGTAAAACCATCAGGGTCATCGTTGGTAACCCGGCGGGAGCTATAGTAGTAGAGATTCCCTTCCACATCAAAGATCATTTCAAAACATTTCCCTACACCCATATTCTTGTTTGGCCCAACGTGCAAGAGGAAAAAGGCATTCTTTGGGTTTGCGTCAATGGCTTTCCGCATTTCATCTACAGTGAGTAACTTCACAAAGTTGGGGTAAACGGCGCTTATCTTCTCCGATGTATTGACATCGGGCGCCAAGTTATCCTTGAGTACAAGCAGCTCCTTATCCTGAAACCCCGACGAATTGTAGTAGCTTAACCCGCTCAAGGAGATAAAGAATCGCTTCTTTTCGAGATTCTTTGCATGTATCTGCATAAACTTAACAATTGCTGGAATGGCATAGCTGTAGTTCAAGGAACCGTCGTCGGAGTATAAAAGTGGTATGCTGCATAGCTCCGGCATATTGGTCATGTCCTTTGATTTATCGCCCAGAACTAGGCTGATGTAGCTGTAGCTCACGCCCCCGGGATCAATCCCAAAAACATTTTTCATCAGCACTAAAAACGAATACTTCGAATCGAACCTACGTTTTTCAAACTCCGTTGCATCGATAAACTCGTATGGAGTAGATTTCCAATACTTCTGCACCGCATCCTTTATGTAGGCATTGTAAGGATCTGTTCCATTCTCAAGCACAACACAAGTAGTTGAGTTAATAAACATTCCTATCTCCTTCTGTGAAGCCAGAGGAGATTCTGCCATTGCCACCACGCTGACAAGCATCAGCGCAACAGCAAGTGTATGCTTTTTGGAATTGATTCCAGCCAGAAGCACCTTTAAGGCATTTGCAATATGTTGTTTCTTCATGGTTTCCCTTTTAGTGGTGGTTTGTAGTAATCCAATCCTGAAAAATTATGTAGAGCTTGTGTATAGTTTTCCTAGAATACAAAGGTGCGACAGTTACTAACCAAAATAGTTACACAACTCTTGCTAAGAGTTACATAAATCACACACTCCGATAAGATTTAGATAGTAATAGCTGTAATTTGAAATAGCGCTTGCGGTAGAAGTATTGGTAAAAAGAAAGAAGCTACCCTAAAGGAGCTTCTCCCGTTTGTTAAAAGTTGCCTATTGAGCAGGCTCAGTGATAGTGTTACCATCGAGCACAACGGCGGTTTGCGCCAGCGCTCTCCCACTCATTGAGGCACCAGTTTGAAAGGTAATGCTCGTCATCGAAAGTATTATACCTTCAAAATGCGAGGTTGTACCTAACGTAACTTGGCCTCCAACCTGCCAGAAGATGTTCTTAGCCATAGCACCACCGCTTAAAGTAATATTCACGGCCGAACTCATGGTAAGATCACCCGCAATTTGGAATATCCAAACATCGGTTGCACTACCAGAAATGGTAACATCAGTGGGTATTGTAACGGTGTTCGTCCACTTGTAGAGGCCTGGAGCAAGCGTATAACCACCTATAATCCCAGTTCCCAACTCTACGAAATCGGGCAATGTACGGCCTGCCGCATCGTTGTAGGCAGTAATCATGTTGTTTACAGCAGTAGTAAGGGTTATCGGAGTAGGATCGGCCATGTCGGCAGCGTAAATATGTCCAGTAACCTGTGCCGAAGTGGCATAGCCGGTTGCATTGGATAACGCTAATCCCGTAACATAAGAGGTGGCAGCAGGGCTAAGACCCAAATCCCCCGTAAGGGCAGAAGTTGAGTTATTGGTAATTGTTGTTTTAGCCAAAATAACGTAATTGCCGGCACCCCCTAGATTTACCGCAGCAATACCCACTGCACTACCTGCAGTTGTAAAGTTCCACACTTTATCACTTACAAGAGTATTCCCGGTAAGACTTGTTGCCTCAGTAGTAATTGTTGCAGTATATTCAGTTTCTGCAAGCAGCGTTGCCGATGGCGTAAAGGTTGCAACTAAACCAGCATATGCAACAGATCCACCAACTTCAGTCGACCCTTGTTTTAGGGTAAACGACATTGTGTTAACCGTTAATGGATCCATGGCTTCGCTGAAGGTCACAGCAATAACTTTGTTACGAGCAACGCTTGTTTCGTTGCTTAAGGGGTCGGTTGCCGATACAGTAAGCATAGAAGAATCTCTATTATTATCATCCTTTTTACAGCTCGCCGTAAATACTACCAACAGTATTGCAACGGCTGGAATTATTTTTCCTATCCTCATAATCTATATTTTTAGTGAATATTTTATAAACTCAAAGATAGGTATCATCACAAGGGTATCTGTTACACAACAATTGCTAATTGTTACATAATTCACTCATTTTCAAAATAGTAATATTTGTAAGGAAGCAAGTATGCGCGGATTTGTAAGAAAGAACAAGCTCGCATAAATCTATAGCAAAGCATGCTAAAAATATATTTTAGCATGCTATAAGAATTAATCGGACGATAGCAAAGTTTGGTATTACCAGCTAGCAAGGTTGGCTATTTCCAAAAAAAACCAGAGAGGGCAAAAACTCGCCTTCTCTGGAGATTACCATTAATTTCTAGCATAATTAATGATATATGGTGCTATGAGAGGATATTACATGCTTAAAATATGTAACGTATTGAAATCGCTCCATTATCGCCCCAAAAACCGGAATATCCAGAAAAATTGAGCTCCGGTTTCCAGTCGATGCCAATATTAATAGGTACCTCTCTGAAGTTATACTCTAGCCCCAGTATCCCATCAACGCCGACAACAGTGTAGGACTCGCCTCTGTTTCCCCAATTGGTATGATCGCCATTCCAAAAGCCTACGTGAGCTCCAAATCCAATGAACCAATCCAGTCGTTCGGTATTAAAAGCGCGATTTTGAACCTCGTAGAGCCCAGTTATCTCAACTCCCTCCCATCGACTGGAAAGGATTCCCTCCAAGGCCACCTTACTACCAATAAAATGCTTGACTGTTAGCCCGTTGGTATAGCCAGCCCTAAGCCCTATACCGGTGTTGTAATCCTGTGCATTGCTATATGAAAACAGGCACATTGCCAGCACGATTGTAATTCCTAGTCGTTTCATTATTATGTTTATTAATTTTTCCTACTCGTATGGCTTTTCAGTTTCGCCCCAACATTTATCCCTAAGCTGGAAAGATATTATTAGCTTCTGCTATCAATTTTCGGTGAACAATAGTAAAAAATTACCCGTCACTCTATTTTAAGGAGTTTATTATGACTCTTACCTCCTCTTCCGATTTACCAAGCTTATAGCCAAGCAATTCCACCATCTCCTTTTCCTTCCCTTCACTAAAGCGTAAATCGTCGTCAGAGATAGCTGGATACTCAAGTTTGAGCTTCTCTTTCCGCTCATTCCAAAATCCAACAATAGTTTCCTTCATAGTACTAATTTTTTAGTGAAGACATAGGTTGAATGATTAAGCAAATATACCATACTGTCAGGACACACCTGTTACACAATTAATTAAACAATTTACATAATTCACTGATAAGGCTACATGCAGCGAGGTAGCGATTAATTTTTCATGCTTCCAGGCTGTCCTGTGGTTTCGATAACATTCCACCACAATTCACCCTCTACATCTATCTCCTTGCGTTTGGAAACGGAAATTGGAATTGGGAGAAGAGTAAAATGGCCATTCCAATGCCCTACTACAAAATCGGTTTTACCGGCCATTGCTGCATGAACAGCATTTTGCGCAAGAAGCCCACAAAATTTGCTGTCGTTGGCGTTGGCTGGTGCACTGCGAATAATGTAGCTTGGGTCGATATACTTGAGGACAAAGGGAAATTCTTTCGCTTCGAATTCTTCCTTTATTTTGTCTTTCAAATACAATCCAATATCCTTATTCCGAATATTTCCCGAGGCATCCTTTTCCAAGGTGGTGCTATCGAAAAAGTGTTGCCCCGCACCTTCGGCCACCACGATTAGGGCATGATGACGATTCTCGAGCCGGCGCCGTAATACATTCAAAAAGCCATTGGGTCCATCCATATCGAATGCCATCTCAGGAATGAGGACAAGGTTAACCTCATGCACAGAAAGGGTCGCATGAGCAGCAATAAATCCAGAATTGCGGCCCATGAGCTTTACTATCGCAATTCCGTTATATGCTCCAATAGCCTCGTTATGCGCAAAGCGAATAATATCGTTGGCAATTGTAAATGCCGTTTCGAATCCAAACGATTTATCGATAAAGCTGATATCGTTGTCGATGGTCTTGGGAATTCCTGCAACAGAAATGGGAAGGTTCCTGTGTAGTATCTCCTGGTGTATGGCATGTGCCCCGCGTAGGGTACCATCGCCACCAATGCAAAATAGGATGTCTGCCTTCATTGCGCTTAACTTATCCACAATCTGGACTACATCCTGCTCCCCTCGAGACGTTCCAAGAACTGTCCCACCAAAAAAATGAATTTTATCCAAGCTCTGTGGCGAAAGATCAACCACCTCATGGTCATACTTGGCAATAAAGCCTTCATAACCATAACGAATGCCCACAATATTTTTTACGTGATACCGGTAGTAGAGCTGGTTTACAACACTTTGAATAACATTGTTTACCCCAGGGCATAATCCACCACACGTAACTATGGCAACCTTTGTATCGGCAGGATTAAAATAAAGATATTTGTGCGGCCCCGCCATTTCAAACGAAATGGGGGTTTCCCTTTCTTCCTTACCCAGCTTATAGCTGCTGAGCTTTGTATTGAATAGCACCCTATCGTCGTTTTTAACAAAGCCAAACGACAATTCACTGGTTGGAGAAGATGGCGACAGCTTCGATTTAAATTCTCCGGGACCTAGCGTTTTAACTTTAAAATCGTCGTGAGTCATGGATCGAAAATTTATTTTGTGATATACGAGAGCACCATACAGCAGGGGATTCATAAGCTTAACGGCTCGCCTCTCATCACTATTTACCCAACAACCACCGACAACGAATAATGGTCCGATGCCCTACTTCGCCTCTATCTCTTTTTTGTTGGCACTATGAATAGCGGTATGGAGGTATGCTGCAAAATTTTCTCCGTAACGCTACCCATTAATACGTTTTCCATCCATTTGCGGCTATGCGAGCCCAATACAATTACATTGGCATGCAGCTCCTCTGCCGTCTTCAGAATTGAATCCCCAAAGTCACCCTCCTTTACTACGGTCAGAATGTTCCTGTCGCCTAAGTGCTGTTTCGATTTATCGAGATATTGCTGAGCAACTTTTTTAAGGGCACTTTCACCATCGGTTTGCAACATACCCATTTCCGTTTGGGGGTAACCGGCAAAACCCATCACTGTAACATGTCCAGTGGAAGTGTAATTTATAGGTTCCAGTATTACATGAAGAAGTGTAATCTCAGCATCCATGGCCTTCCCAAGTGAAAAGCCAACCTCCGCAACCTTTTGTGCCGTTGGATCAAAATCGAGTGCAATCAGCACCTTTTTTCTATTTGTTGTTTCCATAACAATTGTATACTTTAAAAGTAAGTCGCTAACAAAACATTAGCAACTATTTGCGCCTTACGCTGTCGACCAGATATTCCGAATTGCCATGCCAGAAAAGGACACCGTTTTTTTGGAGATAGTGCACAATTACCATTTGACCTTGAATTGTATCGAGCTGCATGGCCAACTTTTTGTCGGTAACCGAGAAATAGAACTTCTCGGAGGCAAGGGCAACATTCGTATTGCTGGTCACGCTGCTGAGGATCATCTCCCCTTCGTAGGTTTTAACAATATTTCCCTTGTGAGAGAATTTCTGCAGCAACCCAGCCCTGTATCCATCGCTGTATGTATAAAAGAACTTCCAGTAGATGAATATGCCAATCAATATTATGGTTATGGCAACAAACCATCGAAACGCATTTCTCAATGTTCGCTTCACCCCAGTCCATTTCGAAACTGGGGTGGCTACTGATTTTGTGTCGGTTGTCATACTGCTACTGTTTATTGATATTAAGCAACATTTCAGAACGTGAATGCACTCTTACACCCTCTTTGAAACGAACCATCCCAGCACGAACCCAACGCCAAGACTAATTAGAATCTGAGTCCAGTTCCAATGGGCATAGTCCATCGACATGCGTCCGTGCATCCCATTTAACCATCCAGCACCACCAAAAAGCAGCACTATTAATACAATAACGACCACAATGAGGACGTAAACCAATGTTTTGTTTGACCTTGTTAATCTCTTTGCACTCATGATTATCCTCCTTTTGAAATTAGTTTTAGAAAACCTACCTATTTTTGTTTTCTGTCAATGGGAACAATACCAGCCATTTCCCCAATTATGTTGACTAATTCGGTACCAGTTGGAATTACTATTTTGGCATTATTCTGGAGCGAATTCTCCATTGCCTCGAGCTTCCGTAAAAGCTGTGCATTCCCAACAAAATACTTGTCGGCAGCTTCGTTTACCAACTTAATGGCTTCGGCCTCTCCCTCAGCGTGCAATATTTTCGACTGCTTGTATCCTTCTGCCTCCTTGATTTTGGCACGCTTAATACCATCGGCAACAGTCTCGGCAGCGGTGGCCGAATCGATGGCCGCAATCTTTTCGTTCTCGGCCTTAACCACCTTATTCATGGTTTCCTGAACGTCCCTTGGTGGGTCAATCTCCTTAAGCTCGGTGCGCACAATCTCAATACCCCAGCCCATGGTTTCCATATGAAGGGTTTTGTAGAGATCAGCATTAATTTTTCCACGCTCGCTGTTGGCCGACTTAAGCGTAAGAGTTCCTATTATATTTCGGAGAGTTGTGCGGGCAAGGTTTACAATCTGCCACTTATAATTGTTCACGTTGTAGATCGAGCCTTTTACGCTCTCCTCGTCCGATTTTACCCTGAAGTAAACCTGGGCATCTACGCTGGCGTTAAGGTTGTCGTTGGTGATTATCTCCTGTGGAGTAGCATCAACCATCTGCTCGGTAACGTTTACAAGAAACAGCTTGTCGATTATGGGAATAATCCAATGGAAACCGGGATTCGCAAACTTATTGTATTTCCCAAGCCTCTCAATTAGGCCTCGCTGTGTTGGCCTTACAATTTTTATTCCCCAAAGGAATAGCAGAAAAACTAAAATGATAATATACAGATAGGACATGCAAATCTCTCCTTTTTATTTTTTGTTAAAACTCATTAATCTATTCATAAGTCTTCTAGCCCTTTTCGATGGTTTCTCGATGCTCCCATTACATAAATGCTAGAGTAACATGCAGAAAACACAAAACAGATGTGAGTCTAGAAGTGGTCAACTCTATGTGCCTTTACCCTTATTGATGCGGGTGAAGGACATTTTTAGCCATTAAAAACAGCGGATAACCAGGCGATTACTTCTTTTTTTCAAACGGATTAGGAAGGATAATTTTACCACCTATCCCCTTTTCGTCGCGCTTGGCCGCCTTGGCAGCACGTTTTTCCTTCAGACTTAAGACCGCAGCCTTTTTACCTGTTTTCTCTTTTCCCTCTTTTTCGTGTGACATATTCGTGGTTATTTGGTTTGTAACATTTGCTAATGCTCAACTTAGAGAATCCTTCTCCCTGAAATTAGTCTTAATAACACTGCGATAAGGGCAATAACCAGCAGAATGTGAATAATACCTCCAGCATGGTAACCTAGGTAACCCACTGCCCAAAGGATGACTAGAATTACTGCAACTACATACAAAAGACTTCCCATGATTTCTTCGTTATTGGTGGATATTTGGTTTGTAACATTTTATAATGCTCAACTTAGAGAACACTTTTCCCTTGAAAAAGTCTGAACAATATTGCAATAAGAGCAATAACAAGCAGAAGGTGAATAATGCCGCCTGCATGATAACCTAGGTAACCTACTGCCCAAATGACAATTAGAATGACTGCAACTGCATACAAAAGATTTCCCATGATTTCATCGTTGTTAAGTGTACATAGCTAAAAAACAAAGGTCATCATATTCGAGCAGGGATGTGTTACACAACTTCAGCTATTAGTTACATTATTCACAGATTCTGAAGGGGAAGAAACTGTTGTTGCACAGGCTCACCAACCAGATGGAATATGCCGCAACCAACTTTTATTGCCAAACAAAGGGGGCTCAACAGTTTCGCAAAACCAGCTAGACATTAGAATAGAATGCTCGATTTTGAGGCAATGCCAATCCGAACCACATTGAGCTGTCGGTTAAAGTGAATATTGTAGTAGTCCTGTCCGTAGTAGTAATCCACAAAAATTACCCCATCTTTTAAGAATGCGGGTTTAAAAGAAATGATACAGTTGAAAATCAACCGCTTTACATCCAGCGTTTTTGTATTATTCAGGTCGCCCGCTATCCATCCCATGCGTATCGATTGATCAAAAATGTAGTGCCTCCTATTATCCTTCTTCGGCACAATTACTTTAAAAACATCCGAGAGTTTTACGGTGATCTTGGCATTAACAAAAAAGCGTAATCGGCCATAAATGCGATTCAATTCCGCATCTTGGTTATAGCTATAGGCCGCATAAAACTTAATATAGTTAGTAATGAAAATTAGCTGACTATTGGGACGCGAAAGGAAAAAGCCACCCTCGAACCAGTTGGTAGAAAAGCTGCCATTTAGCGTATTAATTGTTGTGCCATCGGCCATGTAAAAGTTGCCATCCTGCCCGTTTGAATGGTGTAACAACGAAAAGTAGGCAAACAAATCGCTATGCCCCCTCTCCCTATCGATGAACTGGTAAAAAAAGGTTACCCTAGGCATATACGAAGGCGTGCGAACTGGGTGCGAGTGGCTATCGTACATCCGCATAAGAATGCGTGGCGAAAGCTCTATACCCCACCTTACATTTTTGTTCAGGCTTATCATGAAGTAGGGAATAATGTCGGCCTCAAATACCAAAGGTTCCAAGTTGCCCAGCCCACTACCAAACATTATGTAGCTTGGCTCACGAAACATGTTGAATGTTGAAATGGCATTGGCTTTTACTGCCTTATAGTCCGCTACTATACTATCGGCACGATTCTTTTGTGCATAGGTTTTGCCGAATGCTCCAAAAAAAAGGAGCGTGAGAAGCACAAATTCACATAGTTTTTTCAATTTGTTAGGTATAGATTAGCCTTTGTTTCGCTTGTGAGTATCTCTGCTTTCCTTCCAACTCGGGTTAGCAATACTCTCGTATTTTTCTCTACTACAATTGCGATGCCTCTTGCATTGCCATTGTATAATTCCGATCCATTGATCCCAAAAAATAAAAGGCTGATTCTGCAACCAGCCTTTTTAAAACGAAGTGAAGTGAGCTACTTTTTGTTATCAACAGTGAAATCTTTGAGTGCCTGTCCAAGCTCATCCATGTCGTGGCTGAACTCGGTTTTGAATGATGTCCACTTTTCCTTCCCGTCCTCCTTGTAGTCCTTCAACATATTCTTCATCTCGGTATTCTTTTTCTCCAGCTTGGCTATTTCCTTCT of Williamwhitmania sp. contains these proteins:
- a CDS encoding OmpA family protein; protein product: MRILSIGFIAFACWSAFSTYVYVCKIKGLCNEQQTTTVVAVSQNDSIAALPDTAKQALLPQDLVVHFAFDNSEFDANEEANSYFDESTTYMKQNSTAKLSIVGYADAVGTEEYNQALGYRRAQTMQRYFEGKGMSADRISIESKGEKEPIADNNTILGRANNRRAAVTLKK
- a CDS encoding ice-binding family protein, giving the protein MRIGKIIPAVAILLVVFTASCKKDDNNRDSSMLTVSATDPLSNETSVARNKVIAVTFSEAMDPLTVNTMSFTLKQGSTEVGGSVAYAGLVATFTPSATLLAETEYTATITTEATSLTGNTLVSDKVWNFTTAGSAVGIAAVNLGGAGNYVILAKTTITNNSTSALTGDLGLSPAATSYVTGLALSNATGYATSAQVTGHIYAADMADPTPITLTTAVNNMITAYNDAAGRTLPDFVELGTGIIGGYTLAPGLYKWTNTVTIPTDVTISGSATDVWIFQIAGDLTMSSAVNITLSGGAMAKNIFWQVGGQVTLGTTSHFEGIILSMTSITFQTGASMSGRALAQTAVVLDGNTITEPAQ
- a CDS encoding ATP-dependent 6-phosphofructokinase; translation: MTHDDFKVKTLGPGEFKSKLSPSSPTSELSFGFVKNDDRVLFNTKLSSYKLGKEERETPISFEMAGPHKYLYFNPADTKVAIVTCGGLCPGVNNVIQSVVNQLYYRYHVKNIVGIRYGYEGFIAKYDHEVVDLSPQSLDKIHFFGGTVLGTSRGEQDVVQIVDKLSAMKADILFCIGGDGTLRGAHAIHQEILHRNLPISVAGIPKTIDNDISFIDKSFGFETAFTIANDIIRFAHNEAIGAYNGIAIVKLMGRNSGFIAAHATLSVHEVNLVLIPEMAFDMDGPNGFLNVLRRRLENRHHALIVVAEGAGQHFFDSTTLEKDASGNIRNKDIGLYLKDKIKEEFEAKEFPFVLKYIDPSYIIRSAPANANDSKFCGLLAQNAVHAAMAGKTDFVVGHWNGHFTLLPIPISVSKRKEIDVEGELWWNVIETTGQPGSMKN
- a CDS encoding universal stress protein, translated to METTNRKKVLIALDFDPTAQKVAEVGFSLGKAMDAEITLLHVILEPINYTSTGHVTVMGFAGYPQTEMGMLQTDGESALKKVAQQYLDKSKQHLGDRNILTVVKEGDFGDSILKTAEELHANVIVLGSHSRKWMENVLMGSVTEKILQHTSIPLFIVPTKKR
- a CDS encoding DUF883 C-terminal domain-containing protein codes for the protein MSAKRLTRSNKTLVYVLIVVVIVLIVLLFGGAGWLNGMHGRMSMDYAHWNWTQILISLGVGFVLGWFVSKRV
- a CDS encoding SPFH domain-containing protein; protein product: MSYLYIIILVFLLFLWGIKIVRPTQRGLIERLGKYNKFANPGFHWIIPIIDKLFLVNVTEQMVDATPQEIITNDNLNASVDAQVYFRVKSDEESVKGSIYNVNNYKWQIVNLARTTLRNIIGTLTLKSANSERGKINADLYKTLHMETMGWGIEIVRTELKEIDPPRDVQETMNKVVKAENEKIAAIDSATAAETVADGIKRAKIKEAEGYKQSKILHAEGEAEAIKLVNEAADKYFVGNAQLLRKLEAMENSLQNNAKIVIPTGTELVNIIGEMAGIVPIDRKQK
- a CDS encoding lmo0937 family membrane protein; amino-acid sequence: MGSLLYVVAVILVILWAVGYLGYHAGGIIHILLVIALIAVLLRLISGRRIL